The segment TGCAGTCAATGCAGCTACGGAATTAGGGTGGTCACGCGAGCGAAAGGTTCTCGTCCCTTACAGGGGCGGGGGCCTCTTTTTGTGGATTTCTGCTGGAATAAACATGGAAATTTAACCTGCACAAGGAAAGGAAGAACGACACGTATGAACAAAGTGGATGTGAAGGAAAGAGCGAGGAGCCGGGAGCTCCGGATTCTGGAGAAATGGAATAAGGAAGACATCTTCAAGAAATCCATCACGAACCGTGAAGGCAAGCCGCATTACGTCTTCTATGAAGGTCCTCCGACGGCCAACGGAGCCCCCCATATCGGGCATGTGCTGGGCCGGGTCATCAAGGATTTTGTCGGCCGCTATCAAACGATGAAGGGCTACAAGGTGATCCGCAAAGCGGGCTGGGATACGCATGGCCTGCCGGTGGAGCTAGGGGTTCAGAAGCAGCTGGGAATTTCCGGCAAGCATGAAATCGAGAATTACGGCGTCGAGGATTTCATCAAGAAATGTAAGGCAAGCGTGTTTGAATATGAGCACAAATGGCGGGAGCTGACCGAAGCGATCGGATACTGGACGGATCTCGACGATCCTTACATCACCCTGCAGAATGAATACATTGAGAGTGTATGGAACATCCTGGCTACCATTCATGACAAGGGCCTCTTGTACCGGGGACACCGGGTCAGCCCGTATTGTCCGGACTGCCAGACGACTCTAAGCTCTCACGAAGTCGCACAAGGATACGAGGATGTGAAGGACCTCAGCGCGACTGCGAAGTTCAAGCTTCAGGACAGCGGCGAATATGTGCTGGCCTGGACGACGACGCCTTGGACACTGCCTTCCCACGTTGCCCTGGCCGTGAACCCGGATATGGATTATGCCCGTGTCGAGCAGGAAGACGGTATTTACATCGTTGCGAAGAATTTGGTGGAAGCAGTGATGAAGGGCGATTACACGGTGCTCTCGACCGTGAAAGGGTCTGAGCTGGTGGGCAAGAGCTATACCCCTCCATTTACGTACGTCAAGCCGGAAAAAGGCAATATCATCGTAGGCGCCTCCTTCGTGACGGATGCAAGCGGAACCGGTATTGTGCATATGGCACCGGCGCACGGGGAGGATGATTACCGTACTTGTCGGGAGCATGGTATCAGCTTTGTTAACGTGGTCAATGCGCAGGGCCGTTACACCGAAGAGGTGACGGATTTCGCGGGCCGTTTCGTGAAGGACTGCGATCTTGACATTGTAAAAGCTCTGTCCGAGCAGGGCCTGCTCTACAGCAAGGAAAAGTACGAGCACAGCTATCCGTTCTGCTGGCGCTGTAAATCTCCGCTATTGTACTATGCGATGGAAAGCTGGTTTATCGAGACCACCGCAGTCAAGGATCAGCTGATTGAGAACAACAATTCAGTAACCTGGTACCCTGGTCATGTGCGTGACGGACGCTTTGGTAAATTTCTGGAGGATCTGGTGGACTGGAACATCAGCCGGAACCGTTACTGGGGAACTCCGCTGAATGTATGGGTTTGCCCGTCCGGCAAGCATCAGTTCGTTCCTCATAGTCTCTCCGAGCTTCGAGAGCAAGCCGTTGGAGACGTGCCGGAGGATCTGGAGCTGCACAAGCCTTACGTGGATGCGGTCAAGGTAAAGTGTCCTCACTGTGAAGAAGTGATGGAGCGTACGTCAGAGGTTATTGATGTCTGGTTTGATTCCGGCTCCATGCCGTTTGCCCAATATCATTATCCGTTCAAGGAAGACAGCCTGTTCCAGAATCAGTACCCGGCAGACATGATCTGCGAAGGGATTGATCAGACTCGTGGCTGGTTCTACAGCCTGCTGGCGGTATCCACGCTGTTCACGGGCAAAGCCCCGTAC is part of the Paenibacillus algicola genome and harbors:
- the ileS gene encoding isoleucine--tRNA ligase — translated: MNKVDVKERARSRELRILEKWNKEDIFKKSITNREGKPHYVFYEGPPTANGAPHIGHVLGRVIKDFVGRYQTMKGYKVIRKAGWDTHGLPVELGVQKQLGISGKHEIENYGVEDFIKKCKASVFEYEHKWRELTEAIGYWTDLDDPYITLQNEYIESVWNILATIHDKGLLYRGHRVSPYCPDCQTTLSSHEVAQGYEDVKDLSATAKFKLQDSGEYVLAWTTTPWTLPSHVALAVNPDMDYARVEQEDGIYIVAKNLVEAVMKGDYTVLSTVKGSELVGKSYTPPFTYVKPEKGNIIVGASFVTDASGTGIVHMAPAHGEDDYRTCREHGISFVNVVNAQGRYTEEVTDFAGRFVKDCDLDIVKALSEQGLLYSKEKYEHSYPFCWRCKSPLLYYAMESWFIETTAVKDQLIENNNSVTWYPGHVRDGRFGKFLEDLVDWNISRNRYWGTPLNVWVCPSGKHQFVPHSLSELREQAVGDVPEDLELHKPYVDAVKVKCPHCEEVMERTSEVIDVWFDSGSMPFAQYHYPFKEDSLFQNQYPADMICEGIDQTRGWFYSLLAVSTLFTGKAPYKAVMATGHILDENGQKMSKSKGNVIDPWEIIDEYGTDAFRWALLADSAPWNSKRFSRGIVGEAKSKVIDTLVNTHAFLTLYAGIDGYNPAEHEFKGSDHKLDRWILSRLNSLIQTVDKGLAVNDFLNAAKAIEAYVDELSNWYIRRSRDRFWGSGLGEDKLAAYGTLTYVLVTLSKVMAPFTPMLAEDIFVNLGGGESVHLADFPAADESMIDKTLEQDMESARQIVELARNVRNETAIKTRQPLSELIISMDREFHLADYEAIIKDEINVKSIVVENSDSGFVDFTLKLNLKAAGKKYGKNVGFLQGFLKGMNPDETRTVVQNGGVNVTSPDGQELNLTAEELLVEKQAKEGFASASGYGLTVALNTDITPELEQEGWVREVVRAIQDTRKKLDLPIEKRVKLTLECDPVLQAAITAFQDVLQENVLVTGVSFGTEAEMERVELGGKSVGIHMA